A genome region from Solanum pennellii chromosome 12, SPENNV200 includes the following:
- the LOC107007563 gene encoding probable protein phosphatase 2C 55 isoform X2 — MPSNYLFRLSRAARQGLQKSISGKESGLQDSVDILVAQGRLLFGNSKCFYSVPFARPADLNVLVRPGTLAAAQANLHVANQKKNISVVGAISRAVSIPSVSGPAFHICGYHIDRVISDPGKSLSDSDSHKAPMEICGSRTCPPGCSSSKMTSRHLNGVLSVNNPITSYSNKSFDNCRKASMSLRNNNQPNNFLLYGYFAYNVAKRRGNSNLYEGFGLMGFHTSSTASSSTGTAHDVSFGSSTCGVQLSSSADSSEQNIRIDRTLKLNSGSCYLPHPDKEDTGGEDAHFICSDEQAIGVADGVGGWADLGIDAGKYARELMSNSVAAIQDEPKGSVDPARVLDKAYTCTKAKGSSTACIIALTDQGLHAINLGDSGFIVVRDGSTVFRSPVQQHDFNFTYQLESGNAGDLPSSGEVFKIPVAQGDVIIAGTDGLFDNLYNNDINAIVVHATRAGLGPQVTAQKIAALARQRAQDKNRQTPFSSAAQEAGFRYYGGKLDDITVVVSYISSDRNV, encoded by the exons ATGCCGAGTAACTATCTTTTTAGATTAAGCCGGGCAGCTAGACAGGGACTCCAGAAATCCATATCTGGGAAAGAAAGTGGGCTCCAGGATTCTGTTGACATTTTGGTTGCCCAAGGGAGATTGTTGTTTGGCAATTCAAAGTGCTTCTATTCAGTACCATTTGCAAGACCAGCTGACCTGAATGTGCTTGTCCGGCCTGGAACCTTAGCTGCCGCACAGGCGAATTTGCACGTAGCAAACCAGAAAAAGAATATTTCTGTAGTTGGAGCTATTTCTCGTGCAGTTTCAATTCCTTCTGTGTCAGGACCAGCATTTCACATCTGTGGCTATCACATTGATCGCGTGATATCGGACCCGGGTAAAAGTTTGTCTGACAGCGACTCTCACAAAGCACCTATGGAAATCTGTGGTTCTCGAACTTGTCCTCCTGGCTGTTCCTCAAGCAAAATGACTTCAAGACATCTCAATGGTGTTCTTTCTGTAAATAATCCTATTACCTCTTATAGCAATAAAAGCTTTGATAATTGTAGAAAAGCCAGCATGAGTTTGAGAAACAACAATCAGCCCAACAACTTTTTACTTTATGGATATTTCGCATACAATGTGGCAAAGAGACGGGGAAATTCTAATCTATATGAAGGCTTTGGTTTGATGGGGTTCCATACTTCATCAACTGCTTCTTCTTCTACTGGCACTGCTCATGATGTGTCATTTGGTAGCTCTACGTGTGGGGTGCAGCTCTCAAGTTCAGCAGATTCATCTGAACA GAATATCCGCATTGACAGAACCCTGAAACTAAATTCCGGATCATGTTACCTGCCTCATCCTGATAAAGAAGATACTGGTGGAGAGGATGCTCATTTTATTTGCAGTGATGAACAAGCAATTGGTGTAGCTGATGGTGTTGGTGGTTGGGCTGATCTTGGTATTGATGCTGGGAAGTATGCACGAGAGCTAATGTCGAACTCAGTGGCTGCAATTCAAGATGAGCCAAAAGGTTCAGTGGACCCAGCCAGAGTCCTCGATAAAGCTTATACATGCACAAAAGCCAAAGGTTCCTCAACTGCCTGTATAATTGCCCTCACAGATCAG GGTCTGCATGCTATCAATTTAGGAGATAGCGGATTCATTGTGGTCAGAGATGGATCTACTGTTTTCAGATCCCCTGTGCAGCAGCATGATTTCAATTTCACGTATCAACTAGAGAGTGGTAATGCTGGTGACTTACCAAGTTCTGGAGAG GTCTTCAAAATACCAGTGGCACAAGGAGATGTTATAATAGCTGGTACTGATGGGTTGTTTGACAATTTGTACAACAATGATATTAATGCAATCGTCGTTCATGCAACGAGAGCTGGCTTAGGGCCACAGGTGACAGCTCAGAAGATAGCTGCATTAGCTCGGCAAAGAGCACAGGATAAAAACAGGCAGACCCCTTTCTCTTCTGCAGCTCAAGAAGCTGGGTTCCGTTACTATGGAGGGAAGCTGGACGATATAACTGTGGTTGTATCCTACATAAGCAGTGACAGAAACGTATGA
- the LOC107007563 gene encoding probable protein phosphatase 2C 55 isoform X1: MPSNYLFRLSRAARQGLQKSISGKESGLQDSVDILVAQGRLLFGNSKCFYSVPFARPADLNVLVRPGTLAAAQANLHVANQKKNISVVGAISRAVSIPSVSGPAFHICGYHIDRVISDPGKSLSDSDSHKAPMEICGSRTCPPGCSSSKMTSRHLNGVLSVNNPITSYSNKSFDNCRKASMSLRNNNQPNNFLLYGYFAYNVAKRRGNSNLYEGFGLMGFHTSSTASSSTGTAHDVSFGSSTCGVQLSSSADSSEQNIRIDRTLKLNSGSCYLPHPDKEDTGGEDAHFICSDEQAIGVADGVGGWADLGIDAGKYARELMSNSVAAIQDEPKGSVDPARVLDKAYTCTKAKGSSTACIIALTDQGLHAINLGDSGFIVVRDGSTVFRSPVQQHDFNFTYQLESGNAGDLPSSGEVFKIPVAQGDVIIAGTDGLFDNLYNNDINAIVVHATRAGLGPQVTAQKIAALARQRAQDKNRQTPFSSAAQEAGFRYYGGKLDDITVVVSYISSDRNERSNSLKM, from the exons ATGCCGAGTAACTATCTTTTTAGATTAAGCCGGGCAGCTAGACAGGGACTCCAGAAATCCATATCTGGGAAAGAAAGTGGGCTCCAGGATTCTGTTGACATTTTGGTTGCCCAAGGGAGATTGTTGTTTGGCAATTCAAAGTGCTTCTATTCAGTACCATTTGCAAGACCAGCTGACCTGAATGTGCTTGTCCGGCCTGGAACCTTAGCTGCCGCACAGGCGAATTTGCACGTAGCAAACCAGAAAAAGAATATTTCTGTAGTTGGAGCTATTTCTCGTGCAGTTTCAATTCCTTCTGTGTCAGGACCAGCATTTCACATCTGTGGCTATCACATTGATCGCGTGATATCGGACCCGGGTAAAAGTTTGTCTGACAGCGACTCTCACAAAGCACCTATGGAAATCTGTGGTTCTCGAACTTGTCCTCCTGGCTGTTCCTCAAGCAAAATGACTTCAAGACATCTCAATGGTGTTCTTTCTGTAAATAATCCTATTACCTCTTATAGCAATAAAAGCTTTGATAATTGTAGAAAAGCCAGCATGAGTTTGAGAAACAACAATCAGCCCAACAACTTTTTACTTTATGGATATTTCGCATACAATGTGGCAAAGAGACGGGGAAATTCTAATCTATATGAAGGCTTTGGTTTGATGGGGTTCCATACTTCATCAACTGCTTCTTCTTCTACTGGCACTGCTCATGATGTGTCATTTGGTAGCTCTACGTGTGGGGTGCAGCTCTCAAGTTCAGCAGATTCATCTGAACA GAATATCCGCATTGACAGAACCCTGAAACTAAATTCCGGATCATGTTACCTGCCTCATCCTGATAAAGAAGATACTGGTGGAGAGGATGCTCATTTTATTTGCAGTGATGAACAAGCAATTGGTGTAGCTGATGGTGTTGGTGGTTGGGCTGATCTTGGTATTGATGCTGGGAAGTATGCACGAGAGCTAATGTCGAACTCAGTGGCTGCAATTCAAGATGAGCCAAAAGGTTCAGTGGACCCAGCCAGAGTCCTCGATAAAGCTTATACATGCACAAAAGCCAAAGGTTCCTCAACTGCCTGTATAATTGCCCTCACAGATCAG GGTCTGCATGCTATCAATTTAGGAGATAGCGGATTCATTGTGGTCAGAGATGGATCTACTGTTTTCAGATCCCCTGTGCAGCAGCATGATTTCAATTTCACGTATCAACTAGAGAGTGGTAATGCTGGTGACTTACCAAGTTCTGGAGAG GTCTTCAAAATACCAGTGGCACAAGGAGATGTTATAATAGCTGGTACTGATGGGTTGTTTGACAATTTGTACAACAATGATATTAATGCAATCGTCGTTCATGCAACGAGAGCTGGCTTAGGGCCACAGGTGACAGCTCAGAAGATAGCTGCATTAGCTCGGCAAAGAGCACAGGATAAAAACAGGCAGACCCCTTTCTCTTCTGCAGCTCAAGAAGCTGGGTTCCGTTACTATGGAGGGAAGCTGGACGATATAACTGTGGTTGTATCCTACATAAGCAGTGACAGAAAC GAAAGATCTAACAGCTTAAAGATGTAG
- the LOC107005727 gene encoding outer envelope pore protein 24A, chloroplastic-like produces the protein MLKASVKARYATETEKEAATGGATVTFNAGDFKLRASMTDATVINGPSLNGLSLAVEKPNSFIFDYNVPKNDIKFQFMNSINVLEKPLNLKYTRSRGEDKTTLDGTLVFDSANKLSVSHKLGSGGCKLKYSYVHGGLTTFEPSYDIKEDSWDFAVSHKVYGIDVCKATYQTPSRNLGLHWSRSSKLGGSFKVSASMCLDDDELKLPKLTAETSWDFDL, from the exons atgttgaaggCATCAGTGAAAGCTCGATATGCGACTGAAACTGAAAAAGAAGCGGCAACTGGCGGCGCCACTGTAACTTTCAACGCCGGCGACTTTAAGCTCCGTGCTTCTATGACCGATGCTACCGTAATCAACGGTCCCAGTTTAAACGGCTTATCTCTCGCCGTTGAAAAACCTAACTCCTTCATCTTCGACTACAACGTCCCCAAAAAT GAcatcaaatttcaatttatgaACTCAATAAACGTTTTGGAGAAGCCATTGAATTTGAAGTACACTCGCTCTAGAGGAGAGGACAAAACAACACTGGATGGGACATTGGTGTTTGATTCCGCGAACAAGTTGTCAGTCAGTCATAAGCTGGGTTCGGGAGGTTGTAAATTGAAGTATAGTTATGTTCATGGAGGACTCACTACTTTTGAGCCGAGCTATGATATAAAAGAGGATTCTTGGGATTTTGCAGTGTCTCATAAAGTTTACGGGATTGATGTTTGTAAAGCTACGTATCAGACGCCGAGTAGGAATTTGGGGCTTCACTGGTCGAGGAGTTCTAAGCTAGGTGGATCGTTTAAG GTTTCTGCATCTATGTGTTTGGATGATGATGAACTTAAACTGCCAAAGTTAACTGCTGAGACTTCATGGGACTTTGACTTGTAA
- the LOC107007723 gene encoding deSI-like protein At4g17486 has product MTTKPKKGWKSISSLNLKTKSAAHFCLLPKSKSDRYGPGDTPVYLNVYDLTPMNGYVYWVGLGIFHSGVEVHGVEYAFGAHDYSSSGVFEVEPRQCPGFKFRKSIFIGVTKLDPCQVREFIERQAASYNGDTYHLISKNCNHFCNDTCYKLTGKKIPKWVNRLAKLGSSFNCMLPEALKVAAVEHDPNGPEYVTERRRLRSAFSCLSSISTRQRQLSTSSLFLQSPLKGCLPSWELRKSSNRSLKER; this is encoded by the exons ATGACCACAAAACCAAAGAAAGGATGGAAATCAATTTCGTCTCTCAATTTGAAGACCAAATCAGCAGCACATTTTTGTTTGCTCCCCAAATCAAAGTCGGATCGATATGGTCCTGGTGACACACCTGTTTATCTCAACGTGTATGACTTGACTCCTATGAACGGCTATGTATATTGGGTTGGCCTTGGTATTTTTCATTCTGGTGTGGAAG TTCATGGTGTAGAATATGCATTTGGAGCTCATGACTATTCAAGCAGTGGTGTCTTTGAAGTTGAACCACGACAATGCCCGGGGTTCAAGTTTAGGAAGTCCATATTCATTGGGGTTACAAAGTTGGATCCCTGTCAGGTTAGAGAGTTTATCGAACGTCAAGCTGCTAGCTATAATGGTGACACATATCATTTGATTTCGAAGAACTGCAACCATTTTTGCAACGATACATGCTACAAGCTCACCGGGAAAAAGATTCCAAAGTGGGTAAACCGACTTGCAAAATTAG GTTCATCATTCAACTGCATGCTACCCGAGGCTCTAAAAGTTGCCGCGGTGGAACATGACCCTAATGGACCAGAATATGTTACTGAACGAAGAAGGCTAAGAAGTGCTTTTAGCTGTCTTTCTTCAATCTCAACAAGACAAAGACAGTTATCGACATCTTCGTTATTTCTACAATCACCCTTGAAAGGCTGCTTACCATCATGGGAGTTAAGAAAGTCTAGCAACAGGTCTTTGAAGGAAAGGTAA
- the LOC107006617 gene encoding acyl-CoA--sterol O-acyltransferase 1-like: MEQYKIMIIKFLENPFLIFFLLLLSLNYSYFLIPKFPKGIPRIILISPIFYILYFLPWCFSFAFLRGILSFFITWITSFKLILFCFNKGPLSLCKNPIDFILISILPLKISIFDEKSVRNTSDKLIYDQKIVDRKYEISDKTSIKNDSNESISDLKDVSQKYEIFDISICKRYDMEEIFKQPYLATSFRDFWGKRWNRYSSKMLRLTIYDPTNEALKNLGKNTSNLLAIVCTFVVSAIMHELMFYYITCGLCLKPTCEVMWFFVLQGICISFEKFFYAKNWAIMDARISILLKRIFIVFSFYFLLVLPVVREGKNTCEVTK, encoded by the coding sequence atggaACAATACAAGATTATGATCATCAAATTCTTGGAAAATCCTTTCCTTATATTTTTCCTTCTACTTTTATCattaaattattcttatttCTTAATTCCAAAATTCCCAAAAGGCATTCCaagaattattttaatttcaccaattttttacattttgtattttttgccTTGGTGTTTCTCATTTGCATTTCTTAGAGGCATTTTGTCTTTTTTCATTACATGGATTACTTCTTTCAAACTCATTCTCTTTTGTTTCAACAAAGGCCCTCTTTCCCTTTGCAAAAATCCTATTGACTTTATACTCATTTCCATTTTACCACTCAAAATTTCGATTTTCGATGAAAAGTCTGTCAGAAATACATCCGACAAGTTAATTTATGACCAAAAAATCGTGGATCGAAAATATGAGATTTCTGACAAAACTTCCATCAAAAATGATTCTAACGAGTCAATTTCTGACCTAAAAGATGTTAGTCAGAAATATGAGATTTTCGATATAAGTATTTGCAAAAGGTATGACATGGAGGAGATTTTTAAGCAACCGTATTTAGCTACATCTTTTCGAGATTTCTGGGGAAAGAGATGGAACCGATACTCATCGAAAATGTTGAGATTAACAATATATGATCCAACAAATGAAGCTTTGAAGAATTTGGGtaaaaatacatcaaatttATTAGCAATTGTGTGTACATTTGTGGTTTCAGCTATAATGCATGAACTAATGTTTTATTATATTACATGTGGTTTATGTTTGAAACCaacatgtgaagtaatgtggtTTTTTGTGTTACAAGGAATTTGCATatcttttgaaaagtttttttatGCAAAAAATTGGGCAATTATGGATGCAAGaatttcaatattattaaaacgtatttttattgttttttcattttattttttattagttttaccaGTAGTGAGGGAAGGAAAAAATACATGTGAAGTCACCAAATAA